The Coregonus clupeaformis isolate EN_2021a unplaced genomic scaffold, ASM2061545v1 scaf2862, whole genome shotgun sequence genome includes a region encoding these proteins:
- the LOC121583434 gene encoding cortexin domain-containing 1-like encodes MEEGATPDPEFVDVDQGMTLACVAFLCLLLVAMIIRCARVIMDPYSAIPTSTWEEQHLDD; translated from the coding sequence atgGAGGAGGGGGCCACTCCCGACCCAGAGTTTGTGGATGTGGACCAGGGCATGACGCTGGCCTGTGTGGCCTTCCTCTGCCTTCTCCTGGTGGCCATGATCATCCGCTGTGCCCGGGTCATCATGGACCCCTACAGCGCTATACCCACCTCCACCTGGGAGGAGCAGCACCTGGATGACTAG